One Streptobacillus ratti genomic window, TCTACTTCACTACTAATACCCATACTTGCTCCAGCATGAGCTCCAACTCCCATAGCTATTCCTTTTTTCCCTTTTGTATTTGCTTCATTACCTATTGCTATTGCTTTTTCACCTTCAGCTTTAGCATCTTTACCTTTTGTTACTCTTTCATCATCAGCAGCTGTAGATCTTAAACCAACAACCAATGGTTTTTCTCCACCTAATATACTGTTGCTTGTCCTAAGATTTTGTATTTCATTATCCATACCATAAGATAAAACCGAAATAAATGCTAGAACTGTAATTAATTTATTTTTCTTCATTTACTCCTTGCATAGTCGAAACCTAAACTATGCAGACCTCCTTTTTACATATTTTTCAAAATGTTTAATAAAAGTATACCTCACACTTTATATTTGTCAATAGTAAAGACCATATATTAGTTATTTTTTGCACTAATTGAAAATTCATTTTATATTCATATTCAGTAAGTATAATTTTAATATATTACCGTGAAAGGAGATAGTTATGAAAAAATCTTTATTTTACATATTTTTAATAGTGGGATTTAATATATTTGGAATTGATCAAGGAGTTAAATTTACTAAACAAGAAGCTTTAAGTAAGGCTATCTCTCATAATGAAAATGGAAGAGTTAATTCTATAGAGTTAGATTATATTAAAAATAATCCTATATGGAAAATTGAAGTTATATATAGCAATTCAAAAAAAGAATTTAAAATAGATGCTACTACTGGAAAAATATTATCAACTAAAGTTGATTATGATAAAAAAGTACAAGATAAAGATGATGATATTTTAAGTGTAAGTAATGTTAAAATAATAATATCTAAACAGATTAAACATCCAGTATATACTGAAATATATTTAGATAAAAAAATGGGGAAAAAAATATATGAAATTCAAGTTTTAGACGGAAATAATGAAATATCATTTACTATAGATGCACATACTGGAGAAATATTAGAAATTAAAAAATAGTTTTTTATTCATTTTTCATTCATTTTAAGAATGTACAATAAGAGTGTAATAAGACCTAGGTCTTAAAATAAGATTATATATTTCAAAAATAAGGGTGGTAGCTTATACATATACAAGAATAATCCTCATACTTCTAAATATTTGTTCATTAATTAATTTTATACTTGTATATATTTTGAAATGTTATTATAGGGGTTGGAAATTGAGAAAAGGAGTTTTGAAGATATATATAAGGTAGAGAAAAGATAAGTTTTGCTTATCTTTTTTTTGTATTTATGTTAAAATTAAAAAAAACGAAAGGATAACATATGAAAATACTTTTAGTTGAAGATGAAATCGATTTAAATAATATTATAAAAAAGTATCTTAAAAAAAATGGATATATTGTTGATTCTGTATTTGATGGAGAAGAGGCTATTTTTAATTTAAATGAAGCTTCTTATGATTTAGCAATATTAGATGTTATGCTACCAAAATTAAGTGGTTTTGAAGTTTTAGAAAAGATTAGAAAAAAGAATAATAAGACACCTGTGTTAATGCTAACATCAAAAAATCAAATAGAAGATAAAATAAAAGGTCTTGATTTAGGAGCTGATGATTATTTATCTAAACCTTTTGATTTTGAAGAACTAACTGCTAGAATTAGAGCTATTATTAGAAGAAAATATGATAATTTATCCTATGAAATTAAAATACATGATTTAATTTTAGATACCATGAAAAAAACTGTTATTCGTAATGGTGTAAATATAGAGCTTACGGGTAAAGAATATGAAGTTTTAGAATATCTAATGCA contains:
- a CDS encoding PepSY domain-containing protein encodes the protein MKKSLFYIFLIVGFNIFGIDQGVKFTKQEALSKAISHNENGRVNSIELDYIKNNPIWKIEVIYSNSKKEFKIDATTGKILSTKVDYDKKVQDKDDDILSVSNVKIIISKQIKHPVYTEIYLDKKMGKKIYEIQVLDGNNEISFTIDAHTGEILEIKK
- a CDS encoding response regulator transcription factor, which encodes MKILLVEDEIDLNNIIKKYLKKNGYIVDSVFDGEEAIFNLNEASYDLAILDVMLPKLSGFEVLEKIRKKNNKTPVLMLTSKNQIEDKIKGLDLGADDYLSKPFDFEELTARIRAIIRRKYDNLSYEIKIHDLILDTMKKTVIRNGVNIELTGKEYEVLEYLMQNKDRIVSREQIKNHVWDFYYEGCSNVIDVLIKNIRKKIDLEGAKQIIFTKKGLGYVVKENEN